In Chromatiales bacterium 21-64-14, the genomic window CAACCATGTTGAGTTGAGCCGCGGGATCCTCGCGCCTTGGTATGTGCGTTCCGTTGCCATTACGCCGTATCCGGTAGCCCGGATGGAGCGCGGCGGAATCGGGGGCTGGCCTTGCAACGCTGCGCAATCGCCGGATTTCGGCCTGCGGCCTGTATCCGGGTTATCCGCGCGGCTAGCGTGGAATCGGGCCAGAATCGGGTTGAGCCCGATTACGGAATGCGATGGAGTGTGGAATTTTCGTGTCGGCGCCAAACGGTTTTTTCTATTTCAACCAGAACGAAAACGCTAGCGCCTATACCGATAACCGGTAGCCAAAGGTGGAAATCGAGCGCGGCGGTTCCGAACAGGCGCTGCGCGGGTGGAAAGTACGTGAACAGTAGCTGGAGACCAATAACCATAAGAGCGGCGAGTAGGGCGGTACGGTTGCCACGCAGTGTGGCGGCAGTAATGCTGGAGGCAACGAGGAAACGACTATTGAACAGGTAAAATATTTCTCCCGACACAAGGGTGTTCACTGCGATTGTACGGGCGGTCTCCAGAGAGGCGCCAACCATGCGTTGCCAGATAAACAGTCCGAACACGCCGACGACCAGGATCATTGACACGAACAGGACGCGCCAAATGAGGAAGCGGGACAGGAGGCGTTCGTCCGTTGGACGTGGCGGATGCCGCATGATTTCTGGTTCGGCCGGTTCGAAGGCGAGGGCTAACGCTAACGTAACGGCGGTTATCATGTTGACCCAAAGGATTTGCACCGGGGTAATGGGTAGCAGGTTCCCGAACGCGATGGCGGTGATCACGATAAAGGCCTGGGCCGCGTTGGTGGGCAGGATGAACAGTATGGCCTTCTTGATGTTCTCGTAGGCGGTACGCCCCTCCTCAACGCCGGCGACGATGGACGCGAAGTTGTCATCAGCCAAGACTAATTCGGCGGCCTCCTTGGCAGCCTCTGTACCCTTGACGCCCATCGCAACGCCGACATCGGCCCGTTTGAGGGCGGGGGCGTCGTTTACCCCGTCCCCGGTCATGGCGCAGACCTGTCCGTCGGCTTGTAGGGCTTCGACCAAACGGAGTTTGTTTTTCGGGCTGGCGCGCGCGAAAATATCTACGTTCCGAGCGGTTTCACGGATCGCTGCGTCGTCGAGCAGGTCCAGTTCGTCTCCGGTGGTTACTTGGTTATCTTGGCCAATCCCAATCTGGCGGCCTATGGCTTCCGCGGTCGCTCGATGATCACCCGTTATCATCTTGATCCGGATTCCTGCGGCCTGACATTTGGCAACCGCGCCTCGCACGTCTTCACGCGGCGGATCGATGAACCCAAACAGGCCGAGCAGGGTCAGCCCGGCCTCGAGATCACGAAATGTGAGGCCGCGGAGGTGGTCCTGGGCGGGGAGAAATGCTACAGCGAGCAAACGTTGTCCGGAAGCGGCCAGGCGCTCGATACAGGCATGCCAATAGGCCGGATGCAGCGGGCGGTCGGTACCGGCATGACGTTCGTGGACGCACATGGACAGTATCTGCTCTGGTGCGCCTTTGAGATAGAGAAAACCGTGCCCGGCGTGATCGTGATGCAGGGTCGCCATGAACCGGTGCGCGGATTCGAATGGAATGACGTCAGTGCGCGGCAACATGGCGTGTTCGTGCACGGGATCTAGTCCGGCTTTACGAGCGGCGGTGATGAGCGCGCCCTCCATCGGGTCTCCGTCTATGTGCCAGCCATCCGGATCTGCTTCGGGATGCGTATTGTCTCTGGTTTTTGTTACGTTATCGTTCGCGTTCACGAGTTCGGCGTCGTTGCACAGCAGTCCGGCACGAAGCAGCTCGCCCAGGTCACCATCATGTTCAGGATCTACTGGGACACCTCCAACACTGAAACTTCCGTTTGGGCGATAGCCAACACCGCTGACGGTTACCGTATCGGCAGCGGTGACCACGCTTTGGACGGTCATCTCGTTGCGTGTGAGCGTTCCTGTCTTGTCCGAACAGATTACAGTGACTGACCCAAGGGTCTCGACCGCGGGAAGGCGTCGGATGATCACGCTACGTCGCGCCATACGTTGGACGCCGACCGCCAAAGTGATGGTGATGACGGCGGGCAGTCCTTCCGGGATCGCGGCCACCGCGAGGGCTACGGCGGCCAGGAACATCTCCTCAAGTGGGTAGTTCCGCAGGAGGCTCCCGACTACGAAGGTGACGATTGCTATGAAAAGTATAGCCAGTGTAAGCACACGCCCGAAGTCTGCGATCTGGCGTAATAGCGGGGTATCAATGGGGCTGACGCTGTCCAGCATTGCGCTGATCTGGCCCAGTTGCGTCCTCGCTCCAGTAGCTACAACGATGCCCTGCCCCTGTCCGGAACGGATCAATGTTCCAGAGTAGGCCAAGTTGTTGCGGTCGCCCAACACAGCCAGTGGATCGACCGGATCGAGGCACTTTTCAGTGGGCATGGACTCGCCGGTGAGGGCAGCCTCCTCGATACGCAGGTCACGCACGTTGAGCAGGCGCAGGTCGGCCGGCACGCGGTCGCCAGATCGCAGGCGAACGACATCTCCGGGCACCAACGACTCGGAAGCGACGTACTGGTAGTGCCCATCGCGCAGTACCGACGCATGGGGCGAGAGCAGGTTGCGGATCGCCTCCATGGCGTGTTCTGCCTTTCCCTCCTGGATAAAACCGATAACCGCATTGATGATGACGACACCAAAAATGACCCCGCTATCCACCCAGTGTCTCAGCCAGACCGTGCTTACGCCAGCAAGCAGGAGTATATATATCAACACATTATGGAACTGCGAGAGCATACGCATCAGTGCGCTGCGACGTGGCGGTGGAGGTAGGCGATTGGGGCCGACGTCCGTCAGGCGTTTGGCGGCTTCGGAGCCGCTGAGTCCGGCGGGACCGCTGGACAGGTGGTGGAACACCTGAGCAGGCGTCGAAGTGTGCCATGCGGGTGACGGTGTGGATGTGGCATGGGTCGATGAGAAAGACATGGACCCTGCTCCCTTAGAAAAATTTCCTGTCGGGGTTAGGTTGGCCCTTTGTTAAAATAGCCACCCCCGACAGGATATATCTCGGGGCGTGTCGGCCAACCGCTGGTCTAGTGTCTAGTTGTTATCGCGGTGTTCGTGACGAGGTCCACGGAGTGTCTGTGTTTCTTCGGCCGCAGCCTGATTCTGCATCATTTGCTCCATCATCATCTGCATCATGTTCATGCGCTTTTCCATCATCTTCTGATGGTCCATGACCTCCATCATTCCGCCCCTTCCCATCATCGATTTCCCACTATGCATTCCGTCCATCATCCCCATCATTTTTTGCATCGCTGCCATGTGTTCGCGGATGAGAACGGCACGCTTGGCGGGGTCCTTGGTGCGATGTATCTCCGCCATCTGTGCACGCATCTTGTGCATTTGTTCGTTCATTTGCATGCCGCTTCCCGGCATTCCAGAATCGCCATTATTGGTGATAGCAGCTGCGTTGGTAGGATTCGCTTTCTGACCTTGGTCATTGCCCGCTGCTAATGCGGTCCCCGCTACCATCATTAACGCGGTGATCATCACTATGGATTTCGTCGCCATCATGAGCTTCTCCTTAGCCGGTTTGTTGGGCGGTCCTTCCTTAGAATCAGGGTTTTAGACGCGTCGTATTTCTCACGCCATTTGTAGTGTAGCAGTTCAACAAGACAGGTCAATTGACCAGGGTCAATGGTCAATGGTCAATGGTCGATGCCGACACAGCATGGAGGACCGTGCTTCGGCGGAATCCCGCTATACTACACTGTGTAAGGATGGTCTGCATGAACGGGCACGTTCACCGTCATGAATCCGTCGCGCTCGCATGCGTCTCCCAAATCGTGCGCATGCTTGACGTCAGTCAGCCACCACAGGCGTAGGGTGGCGTAAACTCATCCAGTCAAGGTGATTGCCCCGTCGTGCGGGGTATGGGTATGCGTTATCGAGCAGGTTTCCAAGTGTCCTCGTTCCACGCATCGATGCTCTCGGTTGGCGCCGTGTCCGTGGGTTCCGATGGGGGTTGGAACGGAGGATGACGGAGTGTTCGAGACGGGCGGGGTCCGGATTGGAACGCGTGGAGGGGAGTTACGGCGGTCTTTCGTGAGGTGGGCTTGCCTCAGCATGGCGCCAATAGAGGTCAATCGCGTGGCGGGTGGTGCCAGTGCGAGCGCGAGCGCAACCCGCCGCAAGAGGAGCATAAGCCGAGCTTGCACGTAATCGTGCAATGGCTGCGGCCGCTTTGTGGGCGATCGTTTCTGCATGCGTTGTTCCATGATGTTCTAGGGGCCTTCTTGAGCGACCTGCGTCATATTCTTTGTGTGAACAGTGGATCCAGCTCACTCAAGCTCTCTGTGTTCCGCTTTGAGGCTGCGCGCGAAGTGCGCGTGTTGAACGCCGAGGCGCATGGTATAGGCGACGTTGGTGGTAGCTTGCGTCTGCGCAGCCAGGACGGTGTCGAGGAGGTTGTGGAGCTCCGCTCTTCCAATTATGGCGAGGCGTTAGCGCAGTTTTTGGCGTCGTTGGAGGGCAACGGACTCCCTCCGCCAGATGCGATCGGCCACCGCCTGGTCCACGGTGGGAAGGCGCATCGAGAGCCCGAGAAGATCACCCCGGCGCTGCTGGGTGAGCTCGAAGCTGTAATTTCGCTTGCGCCGCTGCACCTGCCGCCGGCGTTGGAGGCAATCCACACGTGCTCCAGGTACTTTCCGGGGCATGCGCAGGTAGCGTGTTTCGATACCGGATTCCATCGAAATCTGCCCGCACGGGCACAACGATTGCCGTTGCCCGAGGCGTTGTGGGAGCAGGGTGTGCGACGGTACGGATTTCATGGCCTATCGTACGAGTACATAGTCGCGGAACTCGGCCCTAAAGCGTCAGGAAGACTCGTAGTTGCCCACCTCGGCGGGGGGGCGAGCCTCGCCGCGATTCTCGACGGCCGCTCGCTCGATACGACCATGGGGTTCACGCCGGCGGGTGGGATTATGATGGGCACGCGTTGTGGGGACCTGGATCCCGGGGTTCTGGTCTATTTGTCGCGATG contains:
- a CDS encoding carbonate dehydratase, whose amino-acid sequence is MSFSSTHATSTPSPAWHTSTPAQVFHHLSSGPAGLSGSEAAKRLTDVGPNRLPPPPRRSALMRMLSQFHNVLIYILLLAGVSTVWLRHWVDSGVIFGVVIINAVIGFIQEGKAEHAMEAIRNLLSPHASVLRDGHYQYVASESLVPGDVVRLRSGDRVPADLRLLNVRDLRIEEAALTGESMPTEKCLDPVDPLAVLGDRNNLAYSGTLIRSGQGQGIVVATGARTQLGQISAMLDSVSPIDTPLLRQIADFGRVLTLAILFIAIVTFVVGSLLRNYPLEEMFLAAVALAVAAIPEGLPAVITITLAVGVQRMARRSVIIRRLPAVETLGSVTVICSDKTGTLTRNEMTVQSVVTAADTVTVSGVGYRPNGSFSVGGVPVDPEHDGDLGELLRAGLLCNDAELVNANDNVTKTRDNTHPEADPDGWHIDGDPMEGALITAARKAGLDPVHEHAMLPRTDVIPFESAHRFMATLHHDHAGHGFLYLKGAPEQILSMCVHERHAGTDRPLHPAYWHACIERLAASGQRLLAVAFLPAQDHLRGLTFRDLEAGLTLLGLFGFIDPPREDVRGAVAKCQAAGIRIKMITGDHRATAEAIGRQIGIGQDNQVTTGDELDLLDDAAIRETARNVDIFARASPKNKLRLVEALQADGQVCAMTGDGVNDAPALKRADVGVAMGVKGTEAAKEAAELVLADDNFASIVAGVEEGRTAYENIKKAILFILPTNAAQAFIVITAIAFGNLLPITPVQILWVNMITAVTLALALAFEPAEPEIMRHPPRPTDERLLSRFLIWRVLFVSMILVVGVFGLFIWQRMVGASLETARTIAVNTLVSGEIFYLFNSRFLVASSITAATLRGNRTALLAALMVIGLQLLFTYFPPAQRLFGTAALDFHLWLPVIGIGASVFVLVEIEKTVWRRHENSTLHRIP